The segment GATGAGGATGCAGGCGGCAGGACGCAAAAGGCGGGCTGTGGCGCTCGCCTTGTTTCTTTTGTCGCTTCCCGCATGGGCGCAGACACCGGATGCGGCGTATGAAGCCGAATTCAAGAAGTGGCAGCAGGGGCAGATCAAGGACCTGAAGGAGAACTGGCTGCCGCTGGTCGGGCTGTTCTGGCTGCAAGAGGGCGACAATCCCTTTGGGGCGGACGAGCACGCGCGGGTGTTCATCGCCCGAGACTACCTGCTGGCCCACGAGGGCGACTTCCGGCTGAGCAAAGGTCAGGTGTGGTTCCGGGCGGTCCCGATGTCGAATGTGCGGCTGGGAAAAGCGTCGTTCCGAGAGGTCCTGATGACGCCGGCGCCGCCCGGCCCGCCGACGACCCTCGCGGTCAACACGCTCCGCATGTTCATCATTGGTCGCGGAGAGCGATTCGGGGTGCGGGTCAAGGACCTCAACAGCCCGGAGTTGAGCAAGTTCAAGGGGCTGAAGACCTATCCGCTGACCATGGCGTACGTGGTCACCGCGCAGTTCGAGCCCGGGAATGGAAGGACGATGACCGTCCCCAATGTGCTCGGAGACCGGCAGGAGGTGGCGGTCGCCGGGCAGGTGCGGTTCAAGCTCCACGGGCGCGAGCAGACCCTGGACGCGATGGAAGGAGAAGATGGCGGGCTGTTCATCGTGTTCTCCGACCTGACCAAGAAGAAGGACACGTATCCTGGCGGGCGGTTCCTGGATATATCGGCGCCGAAAGACGGGAAGGTCGTCCTGGACTTCAATAAGGCTTACTCGCCGCCGTGCGCCTTCACCCCTTACGCGACCTGTCCGCTGCCGCCGAAGCAGAACCAGTTGCAGGTGGAGATCAGGGCGGGGGAGAAGTATTCGGGACATCGGTAGATCGCCGGCATTGACCTGAAGAGCAGAGGAGGGAATAGGGGTCCTTCGACTGCGCTCGGCTGGCGCCTCGCTCCGCTCAGGATGACAAGGGGGAGAGCGGCGAAACTGGCGAAGGGTGTGACGGCGGCCCTGGAATCTCCTTTGTTACAATTCCTAATGTGGGAAACGAGCGGAACGACCTCTTAACGCGACCGATCGCCAAGCGTCCGGACAAGGTGAAACTGAGCGGGCGCATCTTATTTCTTACCGAAGACCCCGCACTCATCCGCAAACAGCTCGATGGCTGGGATATGCCGTGGGACACGAAGAACCCGGCCAACAATCCCAAGCTGCGCGACGACATTTCCACCGACGAGATCACGCCGGCGCATCTTTGCTTCTATTTCGACCAGACGCTGGGGGAGATCCCGTACGCCGGCCTGAAGTGCGGCAACGAGCTGCCCATCAAGCGCGGGGACGTGAAGCGCGGCGGGTTCGTGGCCTCGGTCAGCGGCAAGCGGCGGGGCAAGGGGTCCAGCCGCGAGCAGTCGCCGTATGCGGAGATGTCGGCCGGCATCCGGCTGGTGATCGCGGAGAACATTGAGCGCATCTACAGGCAGAACTGCCAGAACCTGGGCGTGCTGACCTCGACGAACTTCGAGCTGATCGACCGCATCCGGCGCGGCGAAGAGATGCCCCTGGAGGAATTCACCCGCGGCGAGGACGACATCACGCGGCAGGTCATCGAGT is part of the Terriglobales bacterium genome and harbors:
- a CDS encoding DUF1684 domain-containing protein, which encodes MALALFLLSLPAWAQTPDAAYEAEFKKWQQGQIKDLKENWLPLVGLFWLQEGDNPFGADEHARVFIARDYLLAHEGDFRLSKGQVWFRAVPMSNVRLGKASFREVLMTPAPPGPPTTLAVNTLRMFIIGRGERFGVRVKDLNSPELSKFKGLKTYPLTMAYVVTAQFEPGNGRTMTVPNVLGDRQEVAVAGQVRFKLHGREQTLDAMEGEDGGLFIVFSDLTKKKDTYPGGRFLDISAPKDGKVVLDFNKAYSPPCAFTPYATCPLPPKQNQLQVEIRAGEKYSGHR